The stretch of DNA ATCCTGACCGACATGACCGCGGCGATGACCCCCGAAGCCCGCAGCGCGCTCGCGCAGCAGATTCCGTTGGAACGACTGGGCACGCCCGAGGATATTGCGGGCGTGGTGGCGTTCCTGGCGTCGGACCACGCGTCGTACATCACGGGGCAGGTTGTCGTGGTGGACGGCGGCATGGTCATGTGACTCACAGGTGTGATTCGTCGCTGCTAGATTACTCTGATTGACCACCCTTTCCGGAGAGCCACGTCCCATGGCTGACAATGCACAGAAGGTCCGCGACATCATCGAGAAGGAGCTTGGCGTGGAGCGCGAGAAACTCACCAACGAGGCGAGTTTCATCGAGGACCTCGGCGCCGACAGCCTCGACATCGTCGAACTCGTGATGGAATTCGAGAAGGAGTTCAACATCGACATCCCCGACGAGGACGCCGAGAAGCTGCGCACCGTGGGTGATGCGGTCGCGTACCTGAACCAGAAGGTTGGCGGCTGATGAAGCGTCGGGTCGTCGTCACCGGCATCGGGGCGATCACGCCCGTCGGCAATGACGTGGCGACGACGTGGCGGGGGCTCGTGGACGGCCTGTCGGGCGCGGCCCCGATCACGAAGTTCGACGCCTCCACCTTTCCCGTGCGTTTCGCATGCGAGGTGAAGGGGTTCGATCCGCTGACGTACATGGACCGCAAGGAAGCCAAACGCTCCGATCAGTACTCGCAGTACGCCATCGCCAGCGCCTTCCAGGCGATGACCGACGCGGGGCTGGGAGACGTGTTGAGCGGTGAACTCTCCGAGCGCACCGGCGTGATCCTCGGGAGTGGCATCGGCGGCCTCAAGAGCTTCGAGGAACAGCACGACCAGTACCGGGAGCGGGGCGCGAGCAAGATCAGCCCGTTCTTCATTCCGATGTTCATCGCCGACATCGCTGCGGGCTTGGTGTCCATGCGCTTCAAGGCCCGCGGCCCGAACTACGCCACGGTGAGCGCGTGCTCCACCGGTGCGCACGCGATCGGCGAAGCCTATCGGACCATCCAGTACGGCGACGCCGATGTGATGCTGAGCGGCGGCACCGAGGCCACGGTGACCCCGATGGCGATCGGCGGATTCGCCAACATGAAGGCGCTTTCCGAACGCAATGATTCCCCGGCCACGGCGTCGCGCCCGTTCGACCTCACGCGCGACGGATTCGTGATGGGTGAGGGATGCGGCATCGTCGTCCTGGAGGAGCTGGAGCACGCCCGGCGCCGCGGCGCCAGGATCTACGGTGAGATCGTCGGCTACGGCGCCACCGCCGACGCCCACCACCTCACGGCGCCCGCGCCCGACGGCGAAGGAGCGCAACGGGCCATGCGACGCGCCCTCGCCGATGCCGGCCTCACCACCGCCGACATCCAATACATCAACGCGCACGGCACCTCCACCCCAGCCGGCGACATCGCCGAGACGTCGGCCATCGAGAAGGTCTTCGGCTCGCATGCGGCCGGGCTCAACGTCAGCTCCACGAAGTCAGCCACCGGGCACATGCTCGGCGCGGCCGGCGCCGTGGAGTTCATCATCACCACCCTCGCCGTGCGCGACGGCATCGTGCCGCCGACGATCAATTATCAAACGCCCGACCCGGACATCAGGCTCAACATCACGCCCAACACAGCGGTGAAGCGTCCGATGACCGCGGCCCTCAGTAACAACTTCGGATTCGGCGGCCACAACGTCACGCTCGCCGTTCGCAATTGGGAGGAATGAGCCCGTGCCAGCCGACTCCGACCTCGTCATCGATCGCCACCGCATCACCGATCGCGCGCTGCTGCCCATTGCCGATAAGGTGGAGCAGGGCGCGCGGCTCACCCCGAACGACGGGCTGACCCTTTTCCGCACGCCCGATCTCCTCGGGCTCGGAACCCTCGCTGACGCACGTAATCGCGCGCTCCACGGCGACCGCGTGATGTTCGCCGCCAACCAGCACATCAACCCCACCAACGTCTGCATCCTCCGCAAGACGTGCGTGTTCTGCTCCTACGCCCGGCTTCCCAAGGAGGACGGCGCGTACCGCTACACGCTGGAGCAGGTGCTGGCCGAGTCGGACGACGCCAACAGCACGCTCACGCGAGAGTTCCACATCGTGGGCGGCCTCGACATGCAGGCGGGCCTCGCGTACTACGCCGACATGTTCCGCGCCCTCAAGGCGCGCCACCCGCACGTGCACATCAAGGCGCTCACCGCCGTGGAGATCGCCCACATCGCGCGCATCGAGAAGATGTCGGTGCAAGACGTGCTCATCGCCCTGCGCGAGGCCGGCCTCGACACCATGCCGGGCGGCGGCGCCGAAGTGTTCAGCCCCGGCGTGCGAGCGACGATCGCCGACAAGAAGCTGGCCGGCGAGGAATGGATCGGCGTGCACCGCGAGGCGCACCAACTCGGCATCCGCACCAACTGCACGATGCTCTACGGCCACGTCGAAACGCTCGAGGACCGGATCCACCACCTGTCCATGCTGCGTGAACTGCAGAGTGAGACCGGCGGGTTTCTGGCCTACATCCCCCTCGCCTACCACCCGGACAACAACGAACTGGGCGAGACGCTCCACCGCCAAGGCACCGCGACGTCGGGGTTCGACGACCTCCGCAACCTCGCCGTCGGCCGCCTGTTCCTCGACAACATCCCGCATATCAAGACGCACTGGGTGATGGTCACCCCATTCCTTTCCCAGACCGCGCTCGCCTTTGGCGTGAACGACATGGAAGGAACGATGGTCCGCGAAAAGGTCTACCACGAGGCAGGCGCCCATACGGCGCAGGCCATGCCCCTCGAGGGTCTGCTGCGCCTCATTCGAGGCGCCGGCAAAGTGCCGGTGGAGCGGGACTCGCTCTACAATGTGGTGCGCACCTTCGACGACGACCGCGTCCCCTCGGCCCACCAGGCGGCGTAGATGCGCATCGGCCGCATTCCCTACATCAACTGCTACCCGGTCTACGGGGCGATCGATCGCGGCATCGTCCCCCTGGACGGCGAATTGGTGGACGGCGTCCCCACGGTGCTCAATCGTGGCATGCGCGACGGAACGCTCGACGTGAGCGTGATCTCGGCGGTGGAATACGCCGCCGACGCATCACGCTACCTGCTGCTCCCCGATCTTGGCATCACGAGCGACGGTCCGGTGCGCAGCGTCGTCATGTTCTCCAAGCGGCCGGCCGAGGCACTCTCCGGGCAACGCGTGCTCGTGAGCCGCAGTTCCATGACCA from Gemmatimonadaceae bacterium encodes:
- a CDS encoding acyl carrier protein, which gives rise to MADNAQKVRDIIEKELGVEREKLTNEASFIEDLGADSLDIVELVMEFEKEFNIDIPDEDAEKLRTVGDAVAYLNQKVGG
- the fabF gene encoding beta-ketoacyl-ACP synthase II, which gives rise to MKRRVVVTGIGAITPVGNDVATTWRGLVDGLSGAAPITKFDASTFPVRFACEVKGFDPLTYMDRKEAKRSDQYSQYAIASAFQAMTDAGLGDVLSGELSERTGVILGSGIGGLKSFEEQHDQYRERGASKISPFFIPMFIADIAAGLVSMRFKARGPNYATVSACSTGAHAIGEAYRTIQYGDADVMLSGGTEATVTPMAIGGFANMKALSERNDSPATASRPFDLTRDGFVMGEGCGIVVLEELEHARRRGARIYGEIVGYGATADAHHLTAPAPDGEGAQRAMRRALADAGLTTADIQYINAHGTSTPAGDIAETSAIEKVFGSHAAGLNVSSTKSATGHMLGAAGAVEFIITTLAVRDGIVPPTINYQTPDPDIRLNITPNTAVKRPMTAALSNNFGFGGHNVTLAVRNWEE
- the mqnE gene encoding aminofutalosine synthase MqnE; amino-acid sequence: MPADSDLVIDRHRITDRALLPIADKVEQGARLTPNDGLTLFRTPDLLGLGTLADARNRALHGDRVMFAANQHINPTNVCILRKTCVFCSYARLPKEDGAYRYTLEQVLAESDDANSTLTREFHIVGGLDMQAGLAYYADMFRALKARHPHVHIKALTAVEIAHIARIEKMSVQDVLIALREAGLDTMPGGGAEVFSPGVRATIADKKLAGEEWIGVHREAHQLGIRTNCTMLYGHVETLEDRIHHLSMLRELQSETGGFLAYIPLAYHPDNNELGETLHRQGTATSGFDDLRNLAVGRLFLDNIPHIKTHWVMVTPFLSQTALAFGVNDMEGTMVREKVYHEAGAHTAQAMPLEGLLRLIRGAGKVPVERDSLYNVVRTFDDDRVPSAHQAA